GAATTTTTCTTTTAgatcttattttttaaagagTTTGACGGTAAGATTTAGATTGAACATCATCATacagaaaatgaaataaaagtaCCTTCAGGAAAAAATGTTACTTTTCATGTGTAAAGGTATAaactaaattttcaaaatgataAAGAGCAAAAATATTGATCACTAAATGACATTAAATACttattgtatatatttatagatGAGTAAAATCCTGGGCCTATTACAGGCATAACTCCTCAAATCAGCAAAGAAAGGCCTTTCTGTACATGTAAAGAACAGCTAGGGTGACTTCATCTCAACTTGTGCACGAGACCTCTGAAGAAGTTTTGGAGTCTGTGACCAAAACATAAACATACGATGAGATTCGAAAACTCAGATAAATATTGCAACTTCGTGCAGATCTTAAAACAAAGATGGTTTTTTTAGAATAATTATACACAAGGAGATATACACAAATATGATTCTTAAACAATAATTCTTTAATTTTGAGAATATTATACACGAGTAGATATACACGATGCAAAATGTATCACATACCTAATCCAGCAGTCTCTGAGCTTTTCACTAACCTCAGCTTCTTACATGATTCAACAAACATTCTATCAAAATCCcacaaaaatataacatttagattaataatcttaattaccaaaaataaacaagatctcaaaaaagaaacaattttgggGACTTACTTCCAAGGAACATCTCCAATCAACATCCAATCTCCGTCTCTATCCTCATAAGTAGGCACAAATTCAATCCCATGTTCAGTATCCATAATCCTCCTCTCATTCAAAACAGTGCCTAATCAAGAGTAAGGAAAATAGGCCTCCAAAACTCAGTGTCAAAACTCATAACTAAGAATTAGATTAACACAATCAAAAGCAGGTCCAGGTCGGCCAGAGAAACAATTGGCTCCTCAAGAATTCAACgtattctaaaaataaattttgcaaTTCTTCTCACAGAATACGGTTAGCCAACCATTccatttatgaaatttggaatcCGTCAATCCCGAATTGCCAATTTTTCGTCTGTGTTTCAAAGTCTGAGTGCTAAACATGAATATTAGTCTTACTTGTTAAGCATGTAAACATGTCTTCCAATGCAGCCAATAGCTCCTGATAGCTACCATAAACTTCAAGATCAACTTTTCTTAAATAAGGTGCCCCATCTACAGCCACTTTCACATACTTGCGATTTTTCATCATGCTCCTTCTATATGATCTCAGCGGTGGCCATCCCACAACTTGAGATCTAAAATTATACCAAAGAAAGGCAATCAGTAGGTGTTTCATCTGATGTATAATTATTTCTTCCACATTTTCAACTCAAATCATTAAGCCAACTCTAAAATACACTCGATCCGAGGatgttatttaataaaataacaaagcTTAATCTCATGACGCTACTCATGTTCATCACTTGCAAATAAACGTATGGTGGCTAGTTCAATTCTTCCTCAAACAATCAACAATTACCAGTTTTCCTATTGAAACATTAACTTTATGATTTAGCCATCTTGAATGATAAAAAAACATTCTTACATAATCCTGACCTCTGATTTTTCACTTTTTCCAAAGAAAGATACCGTGATTCATACAGAAAAAACATCAATGTCTAATCTTTCATATGTTTATCCGAATCCATTTCAGCACGCACTTGGCTATGTGTCGTGGTTGGGCTCTCCACTGTCCACCCAGTTACTTCACATTTAACTCCAACCATCAATAACTTTCATATTATCCAACAAGACCAACACTCTTAGTaaaattttcacatttttagCAATATAAGAGACAAGGTGGTCCAGATATGCTATAAAGTTGATGATTAGCCAGGAATTAATCCTAGAAATCAATTTCCTATCAAGTCACAAACTTACTTAGCCGGAGGATGTTTTGGTGTGACAACACCCTCGTCTTCAAAATTGGAACCAACATTCAAATCCACCGTCTCGGAAAACCAGCGCTTTTCGCCTGGCTTTGGCTCCTGCACCGGTCTAGCTCCGGGCAAGCCCAGGGTGAGTTCCGTCTTCAATCCGCCAGCATATTCGGTTCCCGGCGAGCCTGCTGCTATTTCCAGCGACATTTTCCCGTTTTTTCTCATGAAAATGGATGGGGCTTTAGTGATTGATTTGAACTAGAGGTGGTCAAGCGACATTTTATACCAGCAGGGAGGAGAAGTGAAAGGACCATTTATATTCGGACACGTGTACTCCAAACAGCTGCTTCGATTCGTCCATGTCGATTTGTCTGATGGGAAAGCGTGTGTGATTTCGAGGGTGTCTGAAGGAAGAAGACACACAGGAGATATTCCCCAAGAAAGTACGGGCAACAATGTCGGATGTACAACTCCTAAAGCACTGAAACACACACATCCATTTGAAGGAAGCTGTTGCTTTGTCGGGTTATTGTAATAACTATGCTCTCTCAGGGCTATACCACACGTGCTTTTAAAGTCTTATCAAACGTCATCCCAAGATTAAAcatccttaaaaaaaattagtaactCGTGATCTTTATCTTTTAATATGTTTcagtaatatttttatattatcgGGATAAATATTTACAATGATATCAAGATATGTGATGATATCGGATGAATCAGGTTTGAGATATGTGTGTAATCCACCGGATGATGAGGATAATTTTGTGTTTAAAGAAATTTGATTAAGTATAATGACTTCAGCTAAAACCTGCAAACAAGGAGAAGAACTCGTGAATGAGcggcgtgaccactccgatACTTAAGTCAACAGGTTTaagacgaagaacacaagcgaTATATGTGAGTGCTCCAGAATTCAAAATTCCAGAATCTATAAATGAAAGTAATACATGCTATTTATAAGAAGAAAATTCATCATTAACTTGTTTTAAGTACCCAactactaagtatggcaagttgGCTGTCATATTTTTGCTTCTAATAACTTCTATTTTTGCTTCTAATAACTTCTAAAACACGCCAAATCCATGCTATTCTGACAGATTAGATAGCCTATACCAATATACTCGAGTGTGACACATTTCTCGAGGTAGTCCGGGTAGAAAGTTCTCGGGAACTTGCATGAGAGCCCGAGCTCTTGATTGCCCCGGAAGAGAATGTCCCGGGCATCTCCATGTCCGGTTGTTGAGGAAAGCACTATGCATAATGACTCTGATTTGGGTTATCCATTGTATACTagatgacccgggctcttatgGGAGTATCAATATGTATGTGAGATCGAGATAAGCTGAAGTTATAAAACTcaccatttaaaataagatGGATTGAATTAACATATCACcaagttaaattttaaatataaatgatGGCACATATAAACTTGTATTATCGTATAAAATGTTATTCATTTAATTGATTTGGATATTTTACTTTCTAAGACTCGTttgaagaaaatataatttgggaaatattaaattttctaatataattTTGGGAAATATAAGacaaacattttaacattcataaGCTGATTAAATGACTTAGCTCACGTAATTCAATGAATGCGTTCACAAAACATTATTATTGtacaaaaaatatagaaaatttaCTAAAATGTAATTATCGTGTTTCGTGGGTGTCTGGTCGTGTTGGGATAATGTGGTCCtagggaaaaaaatttctacgtGTATTTTAATGTCTGGATTGACTAAGAATTTTTTCCTTTgcgaatttaattattaatgtcTGGAATTTCATATAATGGTAAtgaaattttcaagttttcCGACGATAAACACACACACTAATAAACTACTAAGTATTTTTCACAATGACATTCATAAAGAATGTATATAATTGATTGTGATTATTGTACGACTGATATATATAACTCGTCAAGTTTGTGgcgattattaattaattatattaaaatattttaacttgagTACATTTTACCTTAgtctattaaaatattttttattaaggtCTTTTTTTTGGGAGCCATTGATTAGATTAAAATAGCTTCGTATGTTCCCTTGGGCGTGGACAAGTTAAATAACTAGTGTTGATTTTAtcgcaatttttttttaaaattataaaagtaatctTTTCAAAGACAGCATGCCTAAGCATCATGCTAAtctatgtttaaaaatatataaatgaatAGGTGACTTAATTTTTCAGAACTTTAGCAACTGGTCATCCATGACTCTTTCGAGTCTCACATATTTACAGCCAATCAAGATGAAATGGCCTGGATTTTGTCGATAAGGAAACACATCTATAGTAAATCATCTCATATTTTCGGAGAAATGAAAACAATCTTCATAAAATGGTTTGGGGTTTTAATCTTTAAAGGGCTTCTCAAAAATACTAATGAAAAAAAGATTTAGACTTTCGAAAGACTAAAATTTTCTTGGTGCCTACAAGTTAATTTCAGTTTAAAAACAAACATTTTACGAAAGTTGATCTTGTTTGATTGGTCATCCAACTCCAAACTAAGTTGGTTCATTGGAAGTCAGGCCTTCATACGTCACATTCGAGGCAAAATTCCGATAGAACAGTGAAAATTAGGCTAACAAAATCCTTTATATATTTCAAGaacaaatttacttttattcATATCCCAACAAAATACCACATGAAATAGAAAATTATACATGATAAATAATCGGCCAGAACAATGAGAGAATACAACATGCTATTGACGTTGGCTGAGCTATTGATTAGAGTAAATTTTTTCCCTCAGGTGAGATCAGTTCCCGGAACTTTCTTTCAAAGATGACCTCTTTCTATTACAGCTCGATCAAATAACATAGCAGAAAGCGAGAAAATAAATGATGCAACCGCAGAACGCAACATCAAAAATTATACACGTTCGCAACATATACGTACCAGAATAGGATGAGATTCGCTGTGGAGGAGGAAATGTGAAGCCCATATGACAGTATTTTCTCCTTTTGTCTCGTTAGACTTCTAAGCCTCAACTACTATTCTTTGTTTGATAGATGGAATGTGTAAATACTTCTTTCCAGATGAATCGCTGAAAGCAAATGTTAGATTGGTCTAGTGAATGGCAAGATTTTTTAATGCCTGCAATTTCTCTACGTTTCCGTTTGATGGAACCGAGAAGGCATTAGGACCAGAAATTGAACTGTTTATGCCACCATTTTCAGGTATTTTGTGGATTTGGTGGGAAGCCGAATTTCGGACAGCAGAGCTCTGGATGCCTTCAAAATACGTTGAGTATGGAAAATACTCGGCGCATCGAACCTTCCATCCTGCAAAAGTGTAACAAATGAAACCCCACCGCACAAAAAGAATCTTGTTCATCTGATACAAATGTAAGATAATTTCTGTTTCTTTCAGTTGCTTCAAGTTGCTCATATTTATATCGCACAAGACACAAGCAGTATACTAAAAATCAAGTTTTCTGCATGCATAGCAAGCGAAACATCATGGAAATTTTACATGACTGCCATACCACTGAATTTCATAAGAATGTAAAGAGAATAAACGAATAATCGCACGAGGAAAAAGGAATTGAAAGGTAAACAGAAACAAAAAACTTTATTCTCGATTTAGAGAGATATTACCAACTTAACAAGAGAACTGGCCTATTTCCGACCCAAAATAAAACCCACAAGAGATGAGGCGGCAAGGAAGCTCCAGCTTTCCGTTTGTTTCAAGGTTCTAAAATTCTTTAGACACTAGCTGGGCGCCTGACCAGCACCTAGAGCCTAAGCGGGAAATAGGCGCTGCTAAGTAGATTCCAcaaaatcaaaagttttttaATGGTTCTTAGAATAAATTTCAACCCAAACTTTGTTAAAATCCAATTGACACCTGGTTAATTCTTCCGGCTTAAGGCGAGTCAGGATAACAAAtaatgcaagaaaaatcaaaataaacttTAGGGCCTGATTCAAATTTCTTATAAACTTTAGGGCCTGATTCAAATTTCTTATAAACTTTAGGGCCTGATTCAAATTTCTTACGTGTGCAAAAACAGACAAAGAAGATGAGAGTAGTGTGTCAAGATAAGCGCAAACCAacaaatcattattttaattggactttcaatcccaaaaaattaaaagcggaaacctataatttttttaaaaaattctcaaaaaacCTCTAAACGCCCCTTGCCACATAGGCTGGCCGCCTAGCACCTTTTCGGTGCAGTCGAGCGACTCCTAGCCCGACTTTTCGAACACTAGTTGTTTTAATAACTCGATTTCTTTTGGAAAAGTAAAAAGGATTTTGTGCATATATTATACACGAGTttgtaaat
This genomic window from Primulina huaijiensis isolate GDHJ02 chromosome 7, ASM1229523v2, whole genome shotgun sequence contains:
- the LOC140981048 gene encoding auxin-responsive protein IAA17-like isoform X2, producing MRKNGKMSLEIAAGSPGTEYAGGLKTELTLGLPGARPVQEPKPGEKRWFSETVDLNVGSNFEDEGVVTPKHPPAKSQVVGWPPLRSYRRSMMKNRKYVKVAVDGAPYLRKVDLEVYGSYQELLAALEDMFTCLTSTVLNERRIMDTEHGIEFVPTYEDRDGDWMLIGDVPWK
- the LOC140981048 gene encoding auxin-responsive protein IAA1-like isoform X1, encoding MRKNGKMSLEIAAGSPGTEYAGGLKTELTLGLPGARPVQEPKPGEKRWFSETVDLNVGSNFEDEGVVTPKHPPAKSQVVGWPPLRSYRRSMMKNRKYVKVAVDGAPYLRKVDLEVYGSYQELLAALEDMFTCLTSTVLNERRIMDTEHGIEFVPTYEDRDGDWMLIGDVPWKMFVESCKKLRLVKSSETAGLDSKTSSEVSCTS